The DNA segment GTCCCGGAAAAACGCGGCCACGCCTTCAAGCGTCCTGTCGAGAAATCCCTTGCGGCGGCTGCCGTTGCGGGGGTGCGGGCAGGCATTCCCCGCACCTTCATTCGTATGAAGCCACCGAAGGGTCATCCGGGTCTTTTACCTGCGGAAATGAACCTGCTGACGATGAACGAAACCGTAGCGATCGCGCTCACGCCTGCGGCCGCGGCGAGGATATACCCGAACGCCGACATCATGGGACTGTCCCAGCCGGTCATGTTATAGTTCGACATCAGCCCCGGCCACATGCCCTCCAACTGTTTCAGCTTCGCGGGGGTGAATCCGATGAGCGTTTTCAATTCCTCCGCCGTCCACTCCCCCCAGGCGGACCCCGAGGCGATCAGGCCGAGCGGTGTCAGCACCACGAGGGCTCCGATCCCGATCCACAACCGATAAGGTTTGGACGCAACTGTCACTTCGGCCTGCAAGGAGTCGGGCTCGGAGGACCTGAGAAGCGACGGTTCCTTCCTTGCCACATACGCGAGCACCATTCCCGTGACGACTGCTTCTATGACTCCGAAGAGCAGAAGGTGTTCCGCGGCCATCACGGGAACGGCGACGCTCAGCGGATAGGGCGCGTACAACGGCGTTCCGTCGGGAGAATGCGCGATCAGCGGTTGTATTCCGAACTCCACCGCCGTCAGGACCGCCGCAAGGTTCAACGAGAGATACCCTGCGACCCCGGCGGCAAAGATCCTCCGGGGCGACGAAGGTTCCGATCCCGAGCCAACGATCTTGTAGACGTAGTAGGCTGAAAACGGCATCACAACCGCCATGTTGAAACAGTTGGCGGCGATCGCCGTTATCCCTCCGTCGCCGAACAGAAGCGCCTGGATGATCATGACCACGGATATCGCAAGCAGCGCCGCCCACGGACCGAGCAGTATGGCCGCGATGGCCCCGCCCACGATATGACCCGACGATCCGCCCGGGGTGGGAATGTTGAACATCTGGACCACGAACGTAAACGCCGCGCACAAGGCCAGATAGGACGCATGCTTCGCCTTGAAGGCGTTTTTCAGCACCTTCGTGGCCTTGTACCAAAGCGGAATCATTACGGCATAAAACGATACGTACGTTCCCGGGCTCAGGTAACCATCAGGTATATGCATATTCAACCGCTCCTTTGCCGATTCGCCCTGCTCGCCGTTGCATCATGCGTACGATCAGAACAGTGTGTATATGAATGGAGCAATTACGGATCCTTCCGAAAGGACGAGCAGCGCGCCGAAAAGCGCAAGGAAGATGATCACCGGCATGATCCACCACTGTTTCCGGTTTCTGATGAATTCGTAAAATTCCCTTGCCGTCTCCAGCCTGCCCATATGCATCATCCCCCGATTTGGTTCATGCGCACCGATTATGACCCGGCTTTCGATTTTCCGTATGCGATCGTATTCAGTATTGCTTCTCGTATGAATTCCCCGCCCTTTCTTCCTTCTGCAGCCAATAGCTTTCGCACGGTTCACGGAACGTCTTTTTCAGAAATTCCTTGTTGGCCAGCCTGGCAAGCAGGCCCAACGGCGTGAGCAACAGGAAAAACAGGGCGCAAAGCAGGACGCGTGTCATCACGTATCCGATGACGATGGACAGGGACATCCAGGCCTTGTGAAGCGGTTTTAAAATCTTTGGAACCAGAACCGCCGATGACAACATGAAAACCGAAACGGCAAAGGGAGCGGAATATCTCCCGCTTCCCTTCACGTAAAGAATCCCTCCGATAATCGCGGAAACCGTTCCCATTACGACGCCGAAATTTCTCCATTCCCGGGTGTTTCCCCGTATCCTGCCGAATTCATCCCGGATCACCATCTTCTCCTAATCCGGCTGGAATGTTTCATGCCGGCGAAAATCGTTCTCAAACGGTTTCTGGTCCGCCTTTTCGATGATGAAATTTCCCATGACGAGGCAATCCATGTCGGTACGCATGAAACAGCGATAGGCATCCCCGGGGGTGCAGACTATGGGCTCGCCTCGCACGTTGAATGATGTGTTTATGACCACAGGGCATCCGTACTTCTCGTCGAATTTGCGTATCATGCGGTGGTAGAGGGAATTGTCTTCTTCACGCACCGTCTGGACCCGGGCCGAATAATCAACATGTGTTACCGCGGGAATGCTGGATCGGACGACGTCGATCTTTCCGATTCCGGAAAGCAGGCTTTCCTCCTGCGTCATCTCACGACGTATCTCGCTTCGGACCGGCGCCACGAGCAGCATGTACGGACTTTCCCTGTCCATTTCGAAATAGTCCGAAACCTTCTCCCGCAGAACCGTTGGAGCGAAAGGACGAAAGCTTTCCCTGAACTTGATCTTCAGATTCATGATCTCCTGCATTTCCGGAGATCGCGCATCCCCGATGATCGATCGGTTTCCAAGGGCCCTTGGACCGAACTCCATGCGCCCCTGGAACCACCCGATGACTTTCTGCTCCGCGATCATATCCGCCACGATTTCCGGAATCCGGCCTTCCTCCGCCTTCCTGTACATGATCCCGTTCGCGTCGAGGTATTCCCGGACTTCGCCATCTTCGAAATCCGGCCCAAGGTATGATCCTTCCTGGCCATCACTGTGCCCGTTCACGGTCCTCGGATTTCCCATGTGCGCATGCCATACCAGCATGGCGGCTCCCAAAGCGCCGCCGGCATCGCCCGCCGCAGGCTGGATCCATATATCCTCGAATGGACCCTCCCGAAGAATCCGCCCGTTCGCCACGCAATTCAGGGCCACGCCTCCGGCCAGGCAAAGGCGTTTCTGCCCGGTTTCCTTCCAAACGTGCCTTGCGATCCTGATCATCACTTCCTCGGTGACTTCCTGGATCGATCTCGCAACGTCCATCTGGTGCTGCGTGAGGGGGGATTCCGGCCGCCTCGCAGGCTCGCCGAAAAGTTTCTCGAACGCCGGACCGATCATCTTCAGTCCCACGCAATAATCGAAATAATCGAGATTCAATCTGAAGGAGCCGTCCTCCTTGACGTCCAGCAATTCGGACAGGATTAGATCCTTGAACCGCGGCTCGCCGTACGGTGCGAGCCCCATAAGCTTGTACTCACCCGAGTTGACCTTGAATCCCGTGTAGTACGTGAACGCCGAATACAGCAGCCCGAGGGAATGGGGGAAATGCTGTTCCCCAAGGATACGGATGCCGTTTCCTTTCCCGAATCCGTAACTCGTCGTGGCCCATTCCCCGACGCCGTCCACCGTGAGAATGGCCGCCTCTTCGAACGGAGACGGGAAGAATGCCGATGCCGCATGGGATTCGTGATGCTCCGGGAAAAGTATGGGGCAGGTGCAGGATAATTCCCGGCGGATGAGATCCTTCGTCCATATCTTCTGCTTGACCCACAGCGGGATGGCCTTGAGGAAAGACCTTATGCCGAGCGGCGCATAGCTCATGTAGGTCATAAGTATCCGCTCGAACTTGATGAACGGCTTGTCGTAAAAAACCACGAAGTCGAGGTCCTCCGCAACGATCCCGCCCTTCGCAAGGCAGTAGCGCGTCGCGTTCGCGGGAAAGGAAAAGTCATGCTTTATCCGTGTGAAACGTTCTTCCTGGGCCGCGGCCAGGATCTTCCCGTCCCGCACAAGACATGCCGCGCTGTCGTGGTAGAAAGCGGATAATCCGAGAATGTTCATTCAGCGACCGGAAACGGTATGTC comes from the Deltaproteobacteria bacterium genome and includes:
- a CDS encoding carbamoyltransferase, which encodes MNILGLSAFYHDSAACLVRDGKILAAAQEERFTRIKHDFSFPANATRYCLAKGGIVAEDLDFVVFYDKPFIKFERILMTYMSYAPLGIRSFLKAIPLWVKQKIWTKDLIRRELSCTCPILFPEHHESHAASAFFPSPFEEAAILTVDGVGEWATTSYGFGKGNGIRILGEQHFPHSLGLLYSAFTYYTGFKVNSGEYKLMGLAPYGEPRFKDLILSELLDVKEDGSFRLNLDYFDYCVGLKMIGPAFEKLFGEPARRPESPLTQHQMDVARSIQEVTEEVMIRIARHVWKETGQKRLCLAGGVALNCVANGRILREGPFEDIWIQPAAGDAGGALGAAMLVWHAHMGNPRTVNGHSDGQEGSYLGPDFEDGEVREYLDANGIMYRKAEEGRIPEIVADMIAEQKVIGWFQGRMEFGPRALGNRSIIGDARSPEMQEIMNLKIKFRESFRPFAPTVLREKVSDYFEMDRESPYMLLVAPVRSEIRREMTQEESLLSGIGKIDVVRSSIPAVTHVDYSARVQTVREEDNSLYHRMIRKFDEKYGCPVVINTSFNVRGEPIVCTPGDAYRCFMRTDMDCLVMGNFIIEKADQKPFENDFRRHETFQPD
- the cbiM gene encoding cobalt transporter CbiM → MHIPDGYLSPGTYVSFYAVMIPLWYKATKVLKNAFKAKHASYLALCAAFTFVVQMFNIPTPGGSSGHIVGGAIAAILLGPWAALLAISVVMIIQALLFGDGGITAIAANCFNMAVVMPFSAYYVYKIVGSGSEPSSPRRIFAAGVAGYLSLNLAAVLTAVEFGIQPLIAHSPDGTPLYAPYPLSVAVPVMAAEHLLLFGVIEAVVTGMVLAYVARKEPSLLRSSEPDSLQAEVTVASKPYRLWIGIGALVVLTPLGLIASGSAWGEWTAEELKTLIGFTPAKLKQLEGMWPGLMSNYNMTGWDSPMMSAFGYILAAAAGVSAIATVSFIVSRFISAGKRPG